A stretch of Henckelia pumila isolate YLH828 chromosome 4, ASM3356847v2, whole genome shotgun sequence DNA encodes these proteins:
- the LOC140867797 gene encoding uncharacterized protein At2g34160-like: MTTEAPIAPLVKQAKNDNLKKNRIQVSNTKKPLFFYVNLAKRYLQQNNEIELSALGMAITTVVTIAEILKNNGFAKEKSILTSTVGMKDEAKGRVVHKARIEIVLEKSENFESLMSASPTPQQHQSSNGKITENKQ; this comes from the exons ATGACAACTGAGGCACCCATTGCGCCACTGGTGAAACAAGCTAAAAATGACAACTTGAAAAAGAACAGAATCCAGGTCTCCAACACCAAGAAACCATTGTTTTTCTACGTCAATCTTGCCAAG AGGTACTTGCAACAGAATAATGAGATCGAGCTTTCGGCTTTGGGCATGG CCATCACAACAGTAGTCACCATAGCTGAGATTCTGAAGAACAATGGATTTGCTAAGGAGAAAA GTATTTTGACATCAACCGTGGGTATGAAAGACGAAGCCAAAGGCCGCGTTGTTCACAAAGCCAGG ATTGAAATTGTGCTggagaaatctgaaaatttcgAGTCGCTAATGAGTGCAAGCCCCACGCCGCAGCAGCATCAAAGTTCAAACGGGAAAATTACTGAAAATAAACAATAG